Part of the Tumebacillus sp. BK434 genome is shown below.
GGTGATGTTCTTCGTGCGGCGCAGCATGTGCACCTCATCGACGAAGCGGTCCGGGTAGAGGTAGCGCTTCGGGCGGTTGATGATCTGCACGATGCTGTCGAGGTCGTCCGGGTTGTAGGCGAGCTTGAAGTAGGTCAGCACGTCGCGCACCTGCCAGCGCCCGTAAAAATCGCCGTCGGCGTCATGCAGCGTAAAAGGCAGCCCTTTTTGCACCAAGCCGTCGATCATCGCCCGCACCTGAATGTTCGTGCGGTACAAGATCGCAACTTCCTGCGGCTCCAGTTCCGGATCGTGTTCCAACACCACGGCCACTTCGGTCAGGATCTGCTCCGCTTCGTCCTTCTCCCCTTCCGGCCGCAGGACAACCGGCTTCTCCCCAGCCCGGCCCGTGCCGCGGATCAGCTTGCTCTGGCGCACCCGGTTGTGCAGGATCACGCGCGACGCCGTGTCGATCACATCGTCTGTCGAGCGGTAGTTCACCGCCAAGATCACTTTTTTCGCGCCGGGAAACGTCGTTTCAAAATCGAGCAAAAACTCGACCCGCGAACCCCGGAAGCGATAGATCGACTGGTCGTCATCGCCGACGATGCAGAGGTTGCCGTGTCCGGCCAGCATCTTGATCACTTCGTATTGGGCGAGGTTGGTGTCTTGAAATTCGTCGACGAGGAGATATTCGAAACGCCGCTGGTAATACTCGCGCACGGCAGGATTGTGTTTCAGCATCGCATAGGCGGCGACGAGAATGTCGTCATAATCCCAGCGGTCTTCCTGCCGCTTGACCCGCTCGTAACCGGCGAACAGGTCGCGGAACTTTTGGTTCTCCGGCTTGGTCGCTTTGATGCGCTCGGGCAGGATCAGGTTGTTCTTGCAGAGCCCGATCTTCGACAGCACATCGGCGACCTGCTCGTCGTCGCCGTCTTCTCCCTGTTCGCGCAAGAGCGCCTTGATGATCGTGCGCTGCTGGTACTCTTCCATCAATTGGGGCAGTTGCCCGCCGTTTTGCTGCATCAGCATGCGCATGAACACCGAGTGGAACGTGCCGATCTCCGCCGCGCGAATGCTCTGCTGCCCGATGCCCGGCATCGCCGCCAGACGCGCCTGCATCTCGGCAGCGGCGGCGCGGGTGAAGGTGACGATCAGCATCTTCGCCGCCGGGACTTTTTCCACTTGTAACAGATAAGCAGCCCGGCAGGTCAAGACGGTCGTCTTGCCGCTGCCAGGCCCCGCAAAGACGACGAGAGGCCCTGCCGTATGGCAGACCGCCTCTCGCTGTTCGTCATTTAATGCAATGCCATGTTGGCTGATGTGCGCCATGAAATCGCTTGCTAACATAGACCAACCTCCTAGAAATCAACAGAGGTTTGCTTACTCCTCATCGCCTGTGCCAAGCGGATGTTCCACCGGCTCCCAGCGTTCAATAAATTCCTTGATGTCGGGAATCAAACGCGCCAATTGACGCTTCTCCTCCAACAGCTCGCGGATCGAGCCGAGGTCTTGCGCGTCAAACAGAGCCACAACTTGGTCAGGCAATTGATTATAGCGAATCTCCCATGCGGTGACAATCTCCCGCAAACGGTCAAATCGCAGATCCAGACGCTCTGGCGGTACCAACATCACTCAGGCTGTCCCGACCGTACTTCTATTCTTCGCTCCATTTGGTGACAAACAGAGCCAGATCGTCCGCCAGCGCCCCGACGCGCTTGCGCTCGCTCATCAATGCTTCGATCCCGGCCAGGTCTTCCGAGTTGAACAGGGTCAGCACCTCGTTCGGAATCTCCTGGTTGCGGCGCAACAGCTCCGCGCTGACATCGGACAGCTGCTTCAATGCGGCAGCGACCAGTTCGTGTGTCGCCACCGTTGAAAGATCGGTTGCAGCAGCGGTTACGGTAGGTTGTTCAGCAGTCGTCATGGTTTCTTCCTCCAGTTTCATACCAGTATCAAGAGTCGTCGCCGCCGCTTCCGGCTCGACGAGCAGACATTCAACAACAGTTCCGGCCAGTGCGAAGCGCGGGTCGAATTCCGGGTAAAAAATACGGTTTTGTTCAAGCCCCGTCTCCTCTTCCACATGCTCGCTGACCCATTTCAGCAGGTCGGTGAGTTCCGCCCGGCGCCGCCCCTGTTCGACCATCAGCCTGGCGATCTGATCATTGGCAGGCTGCCATTCGGTCAGGAGCCATTCGCCTCCGTCGAGGCGGGCAAAGCGCGGGTCGCAGTCCAAATCGACGCGCGACATCAGTTCCCCGCGTCCGCGGCCGGTCACCTGCTGCAGGTGACGCAGGATGTCGCCGTGCTTTTGCGGACGGCCCGTTCCTTTCAAAAAGTCATACGCATGATTCTGCAAATCGTCGCCCGCCGTCTGGCGCAGCGTATATTTATCGCCGCCAACGGAGGAAAACGCTCCGTTTGCCGCATGCAGCGAGGCGCGAACGCGAGCGGCGATCGATTCGCGAGAATGCTCCGGCCCCGCCCAGTCGGAAAGAACGGCTTCTACAAGTCCTTCTTCCGTCAGCGGGCATGGCGCACAGTGCAACACACGCTTCAAAAATCCTTCCAAGCTGTAGCGAAACGTCCAAGAGCTTTGTTGCAGCATGTTGCTTTCATCCCCTTTACTTTCAAAAAAAACTGCCGCTACTCTGCTTTATAGAGTTCGACAGTTCGTGGATGATTCCTGTCTTACTAAGAAAAGGATTGCACCAATTTTAGCTTGCCCCGGCAGCGTCCGCAGCCGTAGCGTCGCACGTCGATCTTGCGCTTGCGCTCATAGCGCTGCCCGCATGCGGAGCAGGCGTAGACGTAGCGCGTTTTCACTTCGCGCCTGAGCCCTGTGTCCGGGCAGTAGCGCGACCCGCCGACTTGTTCGAGCAGCTCTTTGAAGTCTTTGTCCTGGTGCCGGTAGCCGCGCTGCTGCAGGTGCAGGTGGTAGTGGCACAGCTCGTGCTTGATCGTGCCGATCATCGACTCGAGGCCGTGTTTTTCAAAGTGGTGCGGGTTGATCTCAATGTCATGCGTCCTGAGCAGATAGCGTCCGCCCGTCGTGCGCAGCCGCCCGTTAAACGTCACGCGGTGCAAAAACGGCCAGCCGAAAAATTGCTCGGAGATCTGCTCGGTCAGCGTCTGCAGTTCCTGGTTGTCCATGGCGGTGTTCACCTCACGCTTGGTCATCCTCATCCCGGTGGATCACATGCTCCGCCTGCGCGGGGAGGTCTTGCAGCTTTGTTTTGAGGAAGGTTGGGAACAGGCGCAGGCCCGGCAAGTCCTCCAGCCGGAACCATTTGTAGATCAGCGGCGTGCCGGCTTCCGTCCCCCGGTGCGCGATGTCTTTTCGAAAAATCGGCTGTGACGCGTCCGCTCGCAGCAGGTAGTAGAAGCCGACTTCATGGTACTGCCCGCCGTCCTCTTCCGAATGGATCTCCGCGATGAACAGCAGGCGCTCCACCGTCGCCTCGAGGCCGATCTCCTCCTGCATCTCGCGAAGCACCGCCTGCTTGGTCGTT
Proteins encoded:
- a CDS encoding NUDIX hydrolase, which gives rise to MMITIRDGAKRFNHRTAGVFLDDGHVLLHRFEQDDFWALPGGRVEFMETTKQAVLREMQEEIGLEATVERLLFIAEIHSEEDGGQYHEVGFYYLLRADASQPIFRKDIAHRGTEAGTPLIYKWFRLEDLPGLRLFPTFLKTKLQDLPAQAEHVIHRDEDDQA
- a CDS encoding SprT family protein, with translation MDNQELQTLTEQISEQFFGWPFLHRVTFNGRLRTTGGRYLLRTHDIEINPHHFEKHGLESMIGTIKHELCHYHLHLQQRGYRHQDKDFKELLEQVGGSRYCPDTGLRREVKTRYVYACSACGQRYERKRKIDVRRYGCGRCRGKLKLVQSFS
- a CDS encoding ATP-dependent helicase, which produces MLASDFMAHISQHGIALNDEQREAVCHTAGPLVVFAGPGSGKTTVLTCRAAYLLQVEKVPAAKMLIVTFTRAAAAEMQARLAAMPGIGQQSIRAAEIGTFHSVFMRMLMQQNGGQLPQLMEEYQQRTIIKALLREQGEDGDDEQVADVLSKIGLCKNNLILPERIKATKPENQKFRDLFAGYERVKRQEDRWDYDDILVAAYAMLKHNPAVREYYQRRFEYLLVDEFQDTNLAQYEVIKMLAGHGNLCIVGDDDQSIYRFRGSRVEFLLDFETTFPGAKKVILAVNYRSTDDVIDTASRVILHNRVRQSKLIRGTGRAGEKPVVLRPEGEKDEAEQILTEVAVVLEHDPELEPQEVAILYRTNIQVRAMIDGLVQKGLPFTLHDADGDFYGRWQVRDVLTYFKLAYNPDDLDSIVQIINRPKRYLYPDRFVDEVHMLRRTKNITYLEALAAVESLEPYQRTKVEQLIKDLIALRLATPAQALHKIRKEIGYDRYLEEFAAKTGNDAALVSEPLEELEQAVLGHRTLHDFLAHVEEVKETVRRSRGKGEGIQLMTMHKSKGLEFKHVYCIGLVEDMLPHPKALQAEGDKQSAAVEEERRLFYVGMTRAKRYLTLSAPLRYHGRRAEPSPFLYETGLLPRPKRTAITPPASVRKQPVVMKVPASERMKAAMEKHGGTAFAVGDSLHHKDLGPGLIQELKVLSGDSGRRVLIQFPGQEKVHDLHLELCLYLGLLSAPVNV